One genomic region from Prionailurus bengalensis isolate Pbe53 chromosome C1, Fcat_Pben_1.1_paternal_pri, whole genome shotgun sequence encodes:
- the CTTNBP2NL gene encoding CTTNBP2 N-terminal-like protein gives MNLEKLSKPELLTLFSILEGELEARDLVIEALKAQHRDTFIEERYGKYNISDPLMALQRDFETLKEKNDGEKQPVCTNPLSVLKVVMKQCKNMQERMLSQLAAAESRHRKVILDLEEERQRHAQDTAEGDDVTYMLEKERERLTQQLEFEKSQVKKFEKEQKKLSSQLEEERSRHKQLSSVLVLECKKATSKAAEEGQRAGELSRKLEKEKSRVSQLEEELAAERKRGLQTEAQVEKQLSEFDIEREQLRAKLNREENRTRTLKEEMESLKKIVKDLEASHQHSSPTEQSKKPVTVSKGTATESPVLVSVFCQTEGFQAERTHGSNVAKVLTTGMPGPTTPTYSYAKTNGHLEPEIQTAKESVTGSSVENQVPPRERSVGLAQEKAVENGGCPVGIETPVPAPGHLPSSGGSLSPSSTASSSLTSSPCSSPVLTKRLLGSSASSPGYQSSYQVGINQRFHAARHKFQSQADQDQQASGLQSPPSRDLSPTLIDNSAAKQQARNTVTQVLSRFTSQQGPIKPVSPNSSPFGTDYRNLASTATSRGDTSHSPTPGKVSSPLSPLSPGIKSPTIPRAERGHPPPIPPKKPGLTPSPSTTTPLTKTPSQASSLATAEDLAGSCCSNAVVANGKDVEILLPTSS, from the exons ATGAATCTGGAAAAACTCAGCAAGCCTGAACTCCTAACACTATTCAGTATTCTTGAAGGAGAGCTTGAAGCAAGGGACCTTGTGATAGAGGCTTTAAAg GCCCAACACAGGGATACTTTCATTGAAGAACGCTATGGAAAATACAACATCAGTGATCCTTTAATGGCCCTGCAGAGAGACTTTGAAAcactgaaggagaaaaatgatgGCGAGAAGCAGCCGGTCTGCACAAACCCACTCTCTGTTCTTAAGGTGGTGATGAAGCAATGCAAGAACATGCAGGAACGCATGCTGTCCCAGCTGGCCGCGGCCGAGAGCAGGCACCGGAAG gtGATCCTAGACCttgaggaagaaaggcagaggcaCGCACAGGACACAGCTGAAGGAGACGATGTCACCTACAtgctggagaaggagagagagcggcTGACCCAGCAG CTGGAATTTGAGAAGTCCCAAgtgaaaaagtttgagaaggagcAGAAGAAGCTGTCCAGTCAGCTGGAGGAGGAGCGCTCCCGCCACAAGCAGCTCTCGTCCGTGCTGGTGCTCGAGTGCAAGAAAGCCACCAGCAAGgcagccgaggaggggcagagggcgggaGAGCTGAGCCGGAaactggagaaggagaagagccGGGTGAGCCAGCTGGAGGAAGAGCTGGCCGCGGAGCGGAAGCGAGGCTTGCAGACAGAAGCCCAGGTGGAGAAGCAGCTGTCTGAGTTCGACATCGAAAGAGAGCAGCTGAGGGCAAAACTGAACCGAGAAGAGAACCGGACCAGAACTCTAAAAGAAGAGATGGAAAGTTTGAAGAAGATCGTGAAGGATCTGGAGGCTTCTCACCAGCATAGTAGCCCTACTGAGCAATCCAAGAAACCGGTAACCGTATCTAAGGGCACAGCGACTGAGTCTCCTGTGCTGGTGTCTGTATTTTGCCAAACAGAAGGTTTCCAGGCAGAAAGAACCCATGGGAGCAACGTAGCCAAGGTGCTGACCACTGGGATGCCTGGCCCCACCACTCCTACTTACTCTTATGCAAAAACCAACGGCCATTTGGAGCCCGAGATACAAACTGCCAAGGAGTCGGTTACAGGCAGCAGTGTGGAAAACCAAGTGCCTCCACGAGAGAGGTCTGTGGGGTTGGCCCAAGAGAAAGCAGTGGAGAATGGCGGGTGTCCTGTGGGAATTGAGACTCCTGTCCCAGCACCTGGTCACCTCCCGTCCAGCGGGGGCTCGCTGTCTCCCAGCAGCAccgcctcctcctctctcacatCCTCTCCTTGTTCCTCCCCAGTGCTAACTAAGCGCTTGTTGGGGTCCTCAGCCAGCAGCCCTGGCTACCAGTCATCCTACCAAGTAGGGATCAACCAGCGGTTCCATGCAGCGCGGCACAAATTTCAGTCCCAAGCAGATCAGGACCAACAGGCCAGTGGTCTGCAGAGCCCTCCATCCAGGGACCTGTCTCCCACGCTCATAGACAACTCTGCCGCCAAGCAGCAGGCCCGCAACACAGTCACTCAGGTGCTCTCCAGGTTCACTAGCCAGCAAGGGCCAATCAAGCCCGTCTCCCCCAACAGCTCTCCCTTTGGCACAGACTATCGGAATCTGGCCAGCACTGCCACCTCGAGAGGGGACACCAGCCATTCCCCTACTCCAGGGAAAGTGTCCAGTCCACTGAGCCCTCTGTCTCCAGGGATCAAGTCCCCCACCATCCCCAGAGCTGAGAGAGGACACCCGCCTCCCATCCCACCCAAAAAACCGGGCCTCACTCCCTCTCCATCCACTACCACTCCATTGACCAAAACCCCTTCCCAGGCCTCCTCCTTGGCCACCGCAGAAGACCTAGCCGGCAGCTGCTGTTCAAATGCCGTTGTGGCTAACGGCAAGGACGTCGAGATCCTTCTGCCTACCAGCAGCTAG